From Mya arenaria isolate MELC-2E11 chromosome 12, ASM2691426v1, the proteins below share one genomic window:
- the LOC128210933 gene encoding uncharacterized protein LOC128210933 → MHIADLVTIPEVLSLEEDRFDQGLTAAEIDALLAVPVKDTDFWKLDSSVEIVPGTPPSADPKRTKPTRKRKHKDEIRDDMVGSQGVGEGPQVSSIEDITMKEVPSFVTDPLLSPQRQIPEEQDLPMMTGEDLAQLLGVPEEPLPPGPDQMPTSTPAHGGPHPRTNIESPILSQTLANLTPERVIVPGIPEVPEMRNAPPSPGVTQLGSPQQNQVRPRESLQLELAPVTPSPGSKRRRKQLTFADTETQISRAKMRENMETTSNIIEPFVLKDFKGTDANELLAKSADKALHKEPWLSMWKKMAVFRRNIPENLLSHAVTPPHEIPEIQLEIEQMQQAGIPQETLQPPEQHSLVEGLSLVDENSRLLRVDETSLLQAQLSPVMAPPPHEPKRGRKRSSVDKSIEEMRKIASLSESGARIGDISLTDMEKSTQEGERTRTSTKRRTLSTSQPIFEDVPTQTPSVSSFHTSSTGSRVLFDVVEEPLFPFIAVPIREEVADTGFLMDMISSIEQQLGVEQEDYTTFADICPPEEVDRKTAATKFHGLLELCARRRIKATQDESYGEIQIRLAE, encoded by the exons ATGCATAT TGCAGATCTGGTGACCATTCCGGAGGTTCTGAGTCTAGAGGAAGATAGGTTTGACCAGGGCCTCACAGCTGCTGAAATAGACGCCCTTCTTGCTGTCCCTGTCAAAGAT ACTGACTTCTGGAAGCTTGACAGTTCTGTGGAAATTGTACCAGGCACTCCACCATCAGCAGATCCAAAGCGCACTAAACCTACAAGAAAACGCAAGCACAAGGATGAAATAA GGGATGATATGGTTGGCAGTCAGGGGGTGGGGGAGGGACCCCAAGTGTCCAGCATTGAGGACATTACCATGAAGGAGGTGCCCTCCTTTGTAACAGACCCTCTTCTCTCCCCACAAAGACAG ATACCAGAAGAGCAGGACCTGCCCATGATGACAGGTGAAGACCTTGCCCAGCTGTTGGGTGTCCCGGAGGAGCCCCTCCCCCCAGGGCCAGACCAGATGCCCACGAGCACCCCTGCACATGGCGGTCCTCATCCCAGGACTAACATTGAGAG ccCGATTCTGTCACAGACTTTAGCCAACCTTACCCCAGAGCGTGTTATAGTTCCTGGAATTCCTGAGGTCCCGGAGATGAGAAATGCTCCTCCTTCACCTGGTGTCACACAGTTAGGCAGCCCGCAACAAAATCAAGTCAGGCCG CGTGAATCATTACAGCTAGAACTAGCTCCTGTCACCCCTAGTCCAGGCAGTAAAAGACGCCGCAAACAGCTTACATTTGCCGATACAGAGACACAAATCTCCCGAGCCAAGATGAGAGAAAACATGGAAACCACCtctaacattatagaaccattC GTGTTGAAGGATTTCAAAGGAACAGATGCAAATGAGCTGCTGGCCAAATCTGCAGATAAAG CCCTTCACAAAGAGCCATGGCTGTCAATGTGGAAAAAGATGGCTGTGTTTCGACGCAACATCCCGGAGAATCTGTTGTCTCATGCTGTGACCCCCCCACATGAGATCCCCGAAATCCAACTTGAGATTGAACAAATGCAGCAGGCAGGGATACCCCAGGAAACACTACAG CCGCCTGAGCAGCACTCCCTGGTTGAAGGCTTGTCACTTGTTGATGAGAACAGTCGACTGTTGAGAGTGGATGAGACAAGCTTACTGCAGGCGCAGCTATCTCCAGTCATGGCCCCACCTCCACATG AGCCAAAACGTGGCAGGAAACGATCAAGTGTTGACAAGTCCATTGAGGAAATGAGAAAGATCGCATCATTGTCCGAG TCTGGGGCGAGGATAGGAGACATTTCCCTGACAGACATGGAAAAGTCCACACAGGAAGGAGAGCGGACAAGGACCTCCACAAA GCGTAGGACACTCTCCACTTCCCAGCCGATTTTTGAGGATGTTCCCACCCAAACCCCCTCTGTCAGTTCTTTCCACACATCTTCGACGGGCAGTCGGGTGCTGTTTGATGTCGTTGAAGAGCCACTGTTTCCTTTCATTGCGGTGCCCATACGGGAGGAGGTTGCAGATACGGGCTTCCTGATGGACATGATCAG CTCCATAGAGCAACAACTTGGTGTGGAGCAAGAGGACTACACAACGTTTGCTGACATCTGTCCGCCAGAAGAGGTGGACAGGAAAACTGCAGCCACCAAATTCCATGGCCTCCTTG AGTTGTGTGCCCGTAGACGAATCAAAGCCACTCAGGATGAGAGCTATGGGGAAATCCAAATACGCCTTGCAGAATAG